The following DNA comes from bacterium.
GGAGATCGCCGGCTGGCTGCTGTTCGGCTTCGGTTTGGCCTACATGCTGTGGGGACTCCGCCGCGCGCTGCGCGGCAAGGCGTCGTCTCTTGTGCACGCCCATGAGTCCGTGCACGAAGCCGATCACAGTCACGACCGTCACTCCCACGGCCTGCACACGCACGTTCATCCCGCGAAAGCCAACATCACGCCGTGGGTATTGTTCACCATTTTCGTATTCGGGCCGTGCGAACCGCTGATTCCCGTGCTGATGTATCCGGCGGCCACCTCCAGCGCGCTGTCGGTCTTCGCGGTGGCGATGATCTTCAGCCTGACTACCGTCGGCACCATGCTGGTCATGGTCTATGCCGCGCTGCGCGGATTGAAACTCGTTTCCCTGCCTCGGGCTGAGCGCTATGCTCATGCGCTGGCCGGATTCACCGTCGCTCTCTGCGGTGCCGGGATCAAGTTCATGGGACTGTGAGTCTGTAGATTTTCTTTTCGATGGTAGGGGCGGCCCTATGTGGCCGCCCGTGTTTTCATAATCGCCTTTGTATGGCCGCCCGGTCTGTCTATGAGCGAGAACCGTGAGCAACATTTGGAGATTCGTGTATCCGGCACCGTCCAAGGAGTCGGATTTCGACCGTTTGTCTACCGCCTCGCCCGCGAGCGCAATCTCCGCGGCACCGTCCTCAACAACAGTCAAGGTGTAGTAATTCACGCACAGGGGGAAGCGGCAACGCTGCAAGGGTTTCTTTACTCCCTTCGCGAAAACGCTCCGCCTGCGGCCCGCATGGATGACGTGTCAACCGCGGAGTTGCCGCTCGAATCGTTCACCGAATTCCGGATTCTACCCAGCGAAACGCTGGACGAAACGTTCACGCAGGTTTCGCCCGATCTCGCTCTCTGTGACGATTGCCGACGCGAGCTGCTAAGTGAATGCGACCGGCGGCGCGGTTATCCGTTCATCAACTGCACGCACTGCGGCCCGCGCTTCACGATCATTCGCGATCTGCCCTATGATCGGCCGCAAACGACGATGCGTGCGTTTCCGCTCTGTGAACCTTGTCATCGCGAATACGAAGACCCGACCGACCATCGTTTTCATGCGCAACCGGTCGCCTGCGATGATTGCGGGCCGCGTCTCACGTTTCTGGAGAGGAGTGGCGAACGTTGGAATCCCGCACAGTGCGATGCCGATCCGATTTCGTCCTGCGTGCAGGCGCTTCGTTCGCGAAAGATCGCTCTCATTCAGGGTCTGGGCGGGTTTCATCTGGCCTGCGACGCTACCGATGATACTCTCGTTTTCGAGCTTCGTCGCCGCAAACAACGCGATGAAAGACCTCTCGCCCTGATGTTCCCGGATGAAGCGAGTGTGCGCGCCTGCTGCGAAGTCTCGGCGGCGGAATGGAACCTGCTCACCTCTGCGCGCGCGCCGATTGTTCTCCTCCGTAAGCGAGACGGCGCTCCGGTTGCCGAGTCCGTCGCGCCGGGGAATCCGTATCTGGGGGCGATGTTGCCCTACACTCCGCTGCACGTTCTGCTGCTGCGCGAGTTCGGCGGGCCGCTCGTGATGACCAGCGCCAACCTCAGTGAAGATCCGATTGCCTACGAAGTGGAAGACGCGCTCGCCCGCATGTCGGGAATCGCCGACGTTGCTCTAATACATGACCGGCCGATTCACATGTTCGCCGATGATTCGGTTGTGAAATTCATCGGCGAAACTCCTCGAATCTGGCGGCGCGCCCGCGGCTATGTTCCCGAGGCCGTGCATGTTCCGGTTCCGTTTCGCGTTCCCACGCTCGCTATTGGCCCGCAGCTCAAGAACACGTTCTGCCTCGGCAAGAAAAGCTTCGCCATTCTCTCGCAGC
Coding sequences within:
- the hypF gene encoding carbamoyltransferase HypF, encoding MSENREQHLEIRVSGTVQGVGFRPFVYRLARERNLRGTVLNNSQGVVIHAQGEAATLQGFLYSLRENAPPAARMDDVSTAELPLESFTEFRILPSETLDETFTQVSPDLALCDDCRRELLSECDRRRGYPFINCTHCGPRFTIIRDLPYDRPQTTMRAFPLCEPCHREYEDPTDHRFHAQPVACDDCGPRLTFLERSGERWNPAQCDADPISSCVQALRSRKIALIQGLGGFHLACDATDDTLVFELRRRKQRDERPLALMFPDEASVRACCEVSAAEWNLLTSARAPIVLLRKRDGAPVAESVAPGNPYLGAMLPYTPLHVLLLREFGGPLVMTSANLSEDPIAYEVEDALARMSGIADVALIHDRPIHMFADDSVVKFIGETPRIWRRARGYVPEAVHVPVPFRVPTLAIGPQLKNTFCLGKKSFAILSQHCGDMESELSAGFHERALSHFLHLFDAKIGLAACDLHPDYSTTRLAEKWCARQNVPLIRVQHHHAHLAACLAENETDERAIGLSLDGTGYGTDGVIWGGEVLVGDFHSFERVGHLKSVPMPGGDKAAKEPWRMALAWLREAYGGELLDARLSFMDTSRRSIGEEALQLLLAPSLSSRVFPLTTSLGRLFDAVAALVFFGTRRQYEGQAAMLLENMISPESANSYTMELEHDEGTLVLSPAGMIRRIVHDLEGGVSPGVISYRFHAAIVDGYVRACEHVREATGLKTVALSGGCFQNSFLQTKFEEELTGRGFKVLSHRQVPPNDGGVSLGQAVIANAQYGR
- a CDS encoding sulfite exporter TauE/SafE family protein, whose protein sequence is MTTEFSLLLGTAATLGFVHTLLGPDHYVPFIAMARARTWSSRRALAITALCGVGHVTSSVIIGLVGLFFGVEVLKLTALESFRGEIAGWLLFGFGLAYMLWGLRRALRGKASSLVHAHESVHEADHSHDRHSHGLHTHVHPAKANITPWVLFTIFVFGPCEPLIPVLMYPAATSSALSVFAVAMIFSLTTVGTMLVMVYAALRGLKLVSLPRAERYAHALAGFTVALCGAGIKFMGL